The nucleotide sequence CGGCTATCGTCAACTCATTCACTAATGGCGCATGGCGATTAAAGCGGGTACCAGTATCAATGGGGAACAATAACTGAATAAACTTATGGTCATGCTCTAACCAAAAGTCATCATATTTCTGATAGGTATCAATCAAATTACCTCGATTATCGGCAATTTCACTTTTAAAGAATTTTACGGTTAAGTCGGCATGTTGTTGTGTAGATCATAGACTGAACCTTAAGCATTAAGCTGTTCATAAATTCCATCTAACGTTATGTCTTTCTTAGATTTTCTCTGTTGTGCTTTTGGGGCGTTCTTCGTTATATAACGGATCGCCCAATCAATCTTATCTATTATTTCTGACCATGATTTGTGGCTAATGCACTCAAATATGGGCAGCAGCCACACATCAACATTCTTTGCAGCCTTGAATAACGAAACTGAAGGCATTATCTGCAGTGCCGTACTGCGTCTAATGCACAATGCCAATAAACTGGCCCAGACTAAGCCATCAACGATGGCTTTTTGTGCTGTAGCAAATCGCTGCCAGTTAGTATGAGATTTCAACTCTTTAAACATCAGCTCTATCTGCCAGCGACAGCGATAAATTGCCATAATATCATCTGCAGAGTAGGTTTCTCGTGGCAGATTAGTAAGCCAAATGCAAAATCGTTGTTCTTCGGCAAACCAGCGTCTTATTACCCGAAATGTCTGATTGCCTCTACAAACCGCCAAATCAAGCACCTCTGTCCGATTGGTGCGGCGCGTAATCTCTTTGAGTTTTTTGCCTGCCAACTTAGTCAGTGTTCGACCTTTACAGTTCCTCGCTTCGATGACCGTCGGGTTGAGGGATTTGGCTCCCCGAAAAATGTAGAACCCTCCATGCCGCTCAAGCTCGGCAAAGTAATCAAAGTCTGGGTAACCTGCATCTGCTAGCAGCAATTTGTTGTCCATCGTTGCTGGTTTAGGAAGATAATCTCTCTCCGAAGCCGTGTCGGCACTAATCGTCATTGCAGTAGGACTAAAGGTTTTGAGAGACATGGTCATATGGCACTCTATCGCTGCAGGGTTACGCTTAAAGCGGCTTGGATAAACAGATGCCAACTGCCTATGAACGTGAAAAGAACTACCATCTTGGAGCAACACATCATTAAAACAAGACATCTTATCGGGTAATTGAGCACATTGCTGCCGGGCAAATTGTGCGATAGCAAACTGTACTAACTGACGCATGAATAGAGGAAAAGCTTCTTTTCTGAGCTGATTGTGAAAAGGTTTGTAAGCCACATTATCCATTTCGGTCAGACACATCCCGTTGAACTGCCTGAGCAGATCGGCAATTGAAGTACAATTCCCCTTACTGAGCGCCGAAATCAGACTGAGTACAAGTTGTTCGGGCAAAATCGCTCGACATCGTTTCATGAGGCCAATATTTTTTGCCGTTTTTTGAAGAAAGTGAGCGCTAAAGAATTGCATAAACTGCTTTTTAAGAGAGATAATCATCACTGGCCTTTTTGTGTTTGATGGTTTGTTTGGCGACAATTATCAGATCACAAATAAGGCCATTTTTCTATCTAAATAAAAGCGTTAACTCTTAAGATCCTGTCTATGATGTGTAGATAGAGTCATAAGGCGCAGGCGAACCATGTAGCGTGGCTGATGATTAACATTACAACTGCTGCCATATTTTGTCTCAACTATCATTCGGTTATGTGATTATCTTAAGCATTTGCTGGCAATCGTTATGGCAACTAGCAGTGAATATTACTTTCTATACATTCACTGCTATCACACAGGCTTATTTTGCTAAGTAGTAGCCAATTTAACTCGCCATCGATACTTTTACCTTGGCTGCGTTTATGTCCGGCGCAGACGTAGGAAGTGGCTGCTAGTCTCTCGCCAAGCTAAAAAACTCATCGGCCGGTAACGGTTTGGCATAGCAGTAACCTTGAATTAATCGCACCCCCAACCCATGCAAATAGGCTTGCTGCTGCTTAGTTTCTACACCTTCAGCAATCATCTCGAGATGCGACTCTTTAGCAAACAAAATGATGGCATCTAAAGTCTTACGACTAAAGTTTTGCTCATGCCCGATGGTATCAACAAACATCTTATCGATTTTAAGCGTGCTAATTCCTAGGTTCTGCACATAACTAAAACAGCCGTAACCTGTGCCGGCATCATCAAGTTTTAAGTCAATTCCCAGCGAAAATATTTTGTTGAGAGTGGTTTTAGCCAATTCCATATCATTAATCGGCATGCGCTCGGTAATTTCCAGCGATAACTGGTGCTGACCTAACACGCCACTAGCAACTATCAGTTGTAACTGCTGATATAGGCGATCATTTTAAAGATGGGCCGGCACAATATTGATGCTAAAAAATAACTCAGGCAGCGCTGCGCCATGTTGCTTTATGTCTTCAATCACTAGGCGCAGCATGCTTTCAGTCATTGGAATGATGACGCTATGAGACTCAGCAAAGGGAATAAAATGATTCGGTGGTATATAACTACCATTTGGACGTTGCCAGCGCACGAGCACTTCAGCCCCTACCATCTGGCCGCTAATACCATCCACTATTGGTTGATAGAAAGGTACAAATTCATCGCCAGCTATGCCGCGATTTATTTTTCCGAGCAAAGACATTCTCACCGTTAGCCAACGCCAATACATAACACAAGCTAAAGCCGCCAATATCAAGCCGGTTAACAGGCTGATTTCCCATCCCATTTGCGAGTATTGATCTAAAAAGAGTTGATTGCCGGACAATGAGAAAGTGGCACGATAAAAATCACCATGATGCACGACGCTAGAAGACACTACTTCTTCATCATCAAAGTTATTTAACCCAAATTCAAAATACGGCTCCGAATCCAAAGACACTCGATATTCAAGGCATCGTCTGCAATCAAGCGGTACAAAATAATAAGGCCGCAACGGCGTAATGCTGGCCATGTAATCGTAACCATCCATATGGCGGATAAGAAATATCTCGTGATGCGAGTTTGTAATTTCTGCGGCCACACCTATGCTGATGCTTTCTTTGATTTTATGGCTGCTAATCGTTTCAATATTGTGGTTAGTTTCATCGATTTGGCATACCACACGATTATCTTTAGTGATGGCAACCCAGCGAATAAAGTTAGCGTCAAAGGTGGTTTGTTTGAGTAGTTTTTCGATATCGGCAGTACAACCAATCGGAGCGGCTAAGCTTGGCAATGTCAGCAATTTGTCTGCCGATTCATACAGATACATATGAAATTTATCGGCAAGCACTTTAGCGTCGCGCTTAATCATGCGCTTAGCGATAAATCTATCGGCCACAGCCACAAACGTCATTCCGAGCGAGAACGAAACTAAAAAAACCAATAAGTACTTAAGCTTATCCTTAAACTTAGCCATAGTTAATCCATTATTTTATCGCTTGTTAGCGTCATGCTAAATGACTCATCCCCCTCTGCCTTGAGCCTTGGAATATTCCTCTCGATGGCGGCAATTGCGCTCCCATCATCAAGTTAAAACAGCCACGAAACTCACCCAACCAAAGGTTGCTCAATTGCTGCGATGGTGTGTTATTCATGATAATTTTGCAACAA is from Shewanella sp. SNU WT4 and encodes:
- a CDS encoding IS4 family transposase; the protein is MMIISLKKQFMQFFSAHFLQKTAKNIGLMKRCRAILPEQLVLSLISALSKGNCTSIADLLRQFNGMCLTEMDNVAYKPFHNQLRKEAFPLFMRQLVQFAIAQFARQQCAQLPDKMSCFNDVLLQDGSSFHVHRQLASVYPSRFKRNPAAIECHMTMSLKTFSPTAMTISADTASERDYLPKPATMDNKLLLADAGYPDFDYFAELERHGGFYIFRGAKSLNPTVIEARNCKGRTLTKLAGKKLKEITRRTNRTEVLDLAVCRGNQTFRVIRRWFAEEQRFCIWLTNLPRETYSADDIMAIYRCRWQIELMFKELKSHTNWQRFATAQKAIVDGLVWASLLALCIRRSTALQIMPSVSLFKAAKNVDVWLLPIFECISHKSWSEIIDKIDWAIRYITKNAPKAQQRKSKKDITLDGIYEQLNA